Part of the Actinomyces howellii genome, CGGCTCAACGGCCACCCGGAGGCGCTGAGCGGCTACCTCTCCGAGCTCGCCGCCCAGGACCAGCCCTTCCAGTGGTTCTTCCGGCTGGGCGACCTGGCGGCCGCCGTCGTCTTCGTCGCCGTCGCAGCCCTGGGCCGTCGTGGCTGGACCCCCTGGCTGGGGCACTGGGCGCCGAGGGTCGCCATCGGGCTCCTGCTGGTCGCGGTCGGTACCGCGCTCGACGTCGTGTTCAACCTTCCGTGCGCAGAGAGCCGTGACGCCGTGTGCGCCGCCACCCCGAGCCTGGCCAGGCACCTGCACGAGGCGTGCTCGGTGCTCGTGTCGGTCTCGCTCGTGGCCACCATCGGCATGTCGGCCGTCGGCATGGCCGCCCGCGGCGGCTGGCACGTCCCAGCGCGCCTGACAGCGGGGCTGGCCGTGGTCGTGGCCGTGCTCATGGTCGCCAGCGTCGCCGCGCCCGCGGTGGCACCGGGCACGCAGGGGCCCGTCCAGGCGCTCCAGGTCCTCCTGTGCTCGGGCTGGATCGCCCTGCTGGCATGGCGTCTTCCCGGGGGCCGGCGTGCCTGACCGCCGCTACCCCGACGGGCACACCGTCCACACCCGCGACGGCTCGGGTCCCGGCATCGTCCTGCTCAACGGCTGCGCTCTGGCCGCCGTGGGATGGGACGAGGTGATCGCCGCCCTGCCGGGCCGCCGGATCATCGCCGTCGACCGGCCGGGGCGGCGGGGGACCAGCTGTACCGCCCTTCCCACGCTCGCCGGTGAGACACGCTTCCTGGCCGATCTCCTGCGCCAGACGGGGCGAGGGCCGGTCATCGTCGTCGCCCACTCGATGGCCGCCTTCCAGGCCGAGGCCCTGGCACGCACCCGGCCCGGGCTTGTGGCCGGTGTGGTCCTGGTCGACCCCGCCGTCACCGCCGGCTCCCGCGTGCGGGGACGGATCGGGGCCGAGCTGGCCTGGCGGGCCGCCGACCTGCTCCTGGGGCACGAGCTCGTGCGGCGTCCCGTGGCCAGGATCTGGCGCCGTGGCCTGAAGGCGCAGACGGTGCGTCCCGAGCTCATCGACACCTCCCGGTGGCGGCAGACGTGGGCGAGCCGACAGTCCCTGGCCGCCGGCACCGCCGAGTGGATGGCCTTCCCTGCCCAGGCCGCCGAGCTCGAGCGTCTCCGGGAGGCGCAGAAGGCCCCCGCGCCGGTCGGCGCCGTCATCGTCGAGGCACCGCCGCCGGTGCCCCTCGTCGAGGCAGCGGTGCTCCACGCCTCCTTCGCTGCCACCCGCCTGCGTCGCCTGCCCGGCTGCCGGCACCTGACGATGGTCGACGCCCCGGACCAGGTCGCCGAGGAGATCCGTCTGGCGGCCGAGGCCTCCGCGGCCCAGGCGCCCGGCGCGGTGCGAGCCGACTGACGGGATGATTCTCGGGCGGCGCCCTGTTACAGTGGTGCACCGCTCGGCAACGAGCACAGTGCGGCGGGTCGCAGGACCCGCCGGTGACAACTGCACAGGGGATGATCGGTTTCGACGACGGTCGTGGGTTCAGGGGAAGCGGGTCGAGGATGCACAGTCATCTCGTCAACGCTCTGTGCGAACCAATAGGTGCCGATAACTCTCGCACCGACTTCGCCCTCGCCGCCTGAGCGAGCCTCGAAGTCCGTCAGCCCGGGGAGCGCTTCCGCCCCGGTTCCTGGCGTCATCTAGGAAGCCACTGCTGAGGCCCCTCGCCACCGGGGGTCTCGGGACACCTTGGTGGCTGAGTCCGTCGGCGTCCTTGTCCGCGTGAGACGCCGGGGCTGAGAACATCGCTAGCGGACTGCACCCGGAGAAGTCCTGTTGCACCACCGTCGGACCGGGGTTCGATTCCCCGCATCTCCACCCATGACGACGCCCCCGGGCCCCAGGCCCGGGGGCGTCGTCGTTCCCACGGCCCTGTGCCTTCTGCTCTGTGCCTTCCGCCGTGCCCGTACCTCGTGCGTCGCGCCTCCTGCCGTGCCCGTACCTCGTTCGTCGCGCATCCTGCCGTGCCCGTACCTCGTGCGTCCGGTGCACATTCTGAGGGTGCGAACGTGAGGAGTGGTTCCAGGGGACGAGTGCGGAGTGCACTGGCCGGTGCGTGGGGGTGGCCTGGTCGTCCCACCGCGAGATCGGGACTAATGGCACCTCGAGATCGGGGGAAGTGGCACCTCGAGATCGGGGGAAGTGGCACGTCGAGGTTGGTCTTCTCACTGAGTCCCCGCTCGCGCGCCTCACCCGCTCCGCCCGCGCGCCTCACCCGCCGCTCCGTCGACCGGTCATGTGACTGTCGACCGTCTATGTGACAGCGAAAGCCCGGTCGGGAGTTACATGACCGGTCGAGAGTGACATGACCGGTCGA contains:
- a CDS encoding DUF998 domain-containing protein is translated as MLAVLVLVTYNSWLAWRLNGHPEALSGYLSELAAQDQPFQWFFRLGDLAAAVVFVAVAALGRRGWTPWLGHWAPRVAIGLLLVAVGTALDVVFNLPCAESRDAVCAATPSLARHLHEACSVLVSVSLVATIGMSAVGMAARGGWHVPARLTAGLAVVVAVLMVASVAAPAVAPGTQGPVQALQVLLCSGWIALLAWRLPGGRRA
- a CDS encoding alpha/beta fold hydrolase: MPDRRYPDGHTVHTRDGSGPGIVLLNGCALAAVGWDEVIAALPGRRIIAVDRPGRRGTSCTALPTLAGETRFLADLLRQTGRGPVIVVAHSMAAFQAEALARTRPGLVAGVVLVDPAVTAGSRVRGRIGAELAWRAADLLLGHELVRRPVARIWRRGLKAQTVRPELIDTSRWRQTWASRQSLAAGTAEWMAFPAQAAELERLREAQKAPAPVGAVIVEAPPPVPLVEAAVLHASFAATRLRRLPGCRHLTMVDAPDQVAEEIRLAAEASAAQAPGAVRAD